From one Leifsonia soli genomic stretch:
- a CDS encoding extracellular solute-binding protein yields the protein MKRKLVGLAAVATASALVLAGCASGGSTAASTDGKGKTVTLWLVGSDTPDKLRDYLKTEFAKETGATLKIEQQDWGDIVTKLTTALPDANNTPDVTEMGNTQSPTFTNVGAFLDISDMYKDLGGSDLLQSFVEAGKVDGKNYTLPYYFGSRYMFYRKDIYQAAGVSVPTTLDQFNTDVAEITAKNPKGIDNFSGFFLGGQDWRDGISWIFANGGDIATKDGDKWKATLESEESLKGLQQLQDLYKNASKAPNDAKDSNQYIYLNDTDQTLDADGNKSGDTSLAAATIMAPGWAHWSIGDLGTGADGKPTRTWNDNTFGTFVLPGNDGKPAPVFAGGSNIGISAKTKEPGLSKTLLKIIFSKEYQEMLGKNGLGPANEKYTSSLGDDQFAKALIESASNSKLTPAAPGWASVEAGNVMEEFFSKIRDASDLKALAQEYDKKIDALLNVKS from the coding sequence ATGAAGAGAAAGCTCGTCGGCCTCGCCGCTGTGGCAACGGCTTCCGCTCTCGTGCTCGCCGGATGCGCCTCGGGAGGCTCGACCGCCGCGAGCACCGACGGCAAGGGCAAGACGGTCACCCTGTGGCTCGTCGGCTCCGACACCCCGGACAAGCTCCGCGACTACCTCAAGACGGAGTTCGCCAAGGAGACCGGAGCGACCCTCAAGATCGAGCAGCAGGACTGGGGAGACATCGTCACCAAGCTCACCACGGCCCTCCCGGACGCCAACAACACCCCGGATGTGACCGAGATGGGCAACACCCAGTCGCCCACCTTCACCAACGTCGGCGCCTTCCTCGACATCTCCGACATGTACAAGGACCTCGGCGGGAGCGACCTGCTGCAGTCCTTCGTCGAGGCCGGGAAGGTGGACGGCAAGAACTACACGCTGCCCTACTACTTCGGCTCGCGCTACATGTTCTACCGCAAGGACATCTACCAGGCCGCCGGCGTGAGCGTGCCGACGACCCTGGACCAGTTCAACACCGACGTGGCCGAGATCACGGCGAAGAACCCGAAGGGGATCGACAACTTCTCCGGCTTCTTCCTCGGCGGCCAGGACTGGCGCGACGGCATCTCCTGGATCTTCGCCAACGGCGGGGACATCGCCACGAAGGACGGCGACAAGTGGAAGGCCACGCTCGAGTCGGAGGAGTCGCTGAAGGGTCTCCAGCAGCTCCAGGACCTGTACAAGAACGCCTCCAAAGCGCCGAACGACGCCAAGGACTCGAACCAGTACATCTACCTGAACGACACCGACCAGACGCTCGACGCCGACGGCAACAAGAGCGGCGACACCTCCCTCGCGGCGGCCACCATCATGGCTCCGGGATGGGCGCACTGGTCGATCGGCGACCTCGGAACGGGCGCAGACGGCAAGCCGACGCGCACCTGGAACGACAACACCTTCGGAACGTTCGTCCTCCCGGGGAACGACGGCAAGCCGGCCCCCGTGTTCGCGGGCGGCTCCAACATCGGCATCTCGGCGAAGACCAAGGAGCCGGGCCTGTCCAAGACGCTCCTGAAGATCATCTTCTCCAAGGAGTACCAGGAGATGCTCGGCAAGAACGGCCTGGGCCCGGCGAACGAGAAGTACACCTCCTCGCTCGGCGACGACCAGTTCGCGAAGGCGCTCATCGAGTCGGCATCCAACTCGAAGCTGACCCCGGCCGCTCCCGGCTGGGCCTCGGTCGAGGCCGGCAACGTGATGGAGGAGTTCTTCTCCAAGATCCGCGACGCCTCCGACCTGAAGGCGCTGGCGCAGGAGTACGACAAGAAGATCGACGCGCTGCTCAACGTCAAGAGCTAG
- the nagB gene encoding glucosamine-6-phosphate deaminase gives MAEIVVVRDQDAAGELAARSILDLIAAKPDAVLGLATGSTPLAVYRALERGIRERGVDVSHVRGYALDEYVGLPAGHPESYRAVITREVVEPLGLTPSLIHVPNGSLDGIEHAGADYEKAIAESGGVDVQLLGIGTDGHIGFNEPGSSFASVTRVKTLTEQTRKDNARFFASEDDVPMHCITQGLSTILRARHLMLLAFGEGKAEALAGAVEGPVSASNPGSAIQLHPHVTVLVDEAAASRLKNLDYYRYAYANKPSWQTL, from the coding sequence ATGGCCGAAATCGTCGTCGTCCGCGACCAGGACGCCGCGGGTGAACTCGCCGCGCGCAGCATCCTCGATCTGATCGCCGCCAAGCCCGACGCGGTGCTGGGGCTGGCCACCGGATCCACCCCGCTGGCGGTCTACCGGGCCCTGGAGCGCGGCATCCGGGAGCGCGGCGTGGACGTGTCCCATGTGCGCGGCTATGCGCTCGACGAGTATGTGGGGCTTCCGGCCGGGCATCCCGAGTCGTACCGCGCGGTCATCACGCGCGAGGTCGTCGAGCCGCTCGGGCTGACGCCGTCGCTCATCCACGTGCCGAACGGGTCGCTCGACGGCATCGAGCACGCCGGCGCCGACTACGAGAAGGCGATCGCCGAGTCCGGCGGAGTGGATGTGCAGCTCCTCGGCATCGGGACCGACGGCCACATCGGGTTCAACGAGCCCGGCTCGTCGTTCGCGTCGGTGACCCGCGTGAAGACGCTGACCGAGCAGACGCGGAAGGACAACGCGCGCTTCTTCGCCTCGGAGGACGATGTGCCGATGCACTGCATCACGCAGGGGCTGTCGACCATCCTGCGCGCCAGGCACCTGATGCTGCTCGCGTTCGGCGAGGGCAAGGCGGAGGCCCTGGCGGGTGCGGTGGAGGGGCCGGTGTCGGCCTCGAACCCCGGCTCGGCCATCCAGCTGCACCCGCACGTGACGGTGCTGGTGGATGAGGCGGCCGCGTCGCGCCTGAAGAACCTCGACTACTACCGCTACGCGTACGCGAACAAGCCCTCCTGGCAGACCCTCTGA
- a CDS encoding ROK family transcriptional regulator: MTTTEVQSGTGGLAPGRALRPRAKVLPEHARSHNRSLVLQTLYRDGQRSRADLARETGLTRVTVSDLVADLLAEGLVVELGQRESARPGKPAVLLDIDRAAHQIIGIDLSDHDRFRGAVMDLDGRILARAEVMLADDEGGESATGEAAAAKVDALVDRLTASTTAPVLGMGVGSPGVVDLTGTILTAPNLGWDDLPLQRRLADRTGLAVVVANDANAAALAEHTYGGAAGDMMLIRVGHGIGAGLLVAGALVYGSHFAAGEIGQVMVGTDLGLDATYNRDQVLEHWLSVPQLQRGIREADAAGADATPILREAGQRLGIALAPVVGALNLSEIVLSGPTELLDGALAEATVHTLRNRTMAQNHADLSLRMTTQGQDIVLRGAAVLVLSGQLGVS; this comes from the coding sequence ATGACGACGACCGAGGTGCAGAGCGGCACCGGGGGACTGGCACCGGGACGGGCGCTCCGTCCGCGCGCCAAGGTGCTCCCCGAGCACGCCCGCAGCCACAACCGGTCGCTCGTTCTGCAGACCCTGTACCGGGATGGACAGCGCAGCCGCGCCGACCTCGCGCGGGAGACGGGGCTCACCCGCGTGACGGTGTCCGACCTGGTCGCCGACCTGCTCGCCGAGGGGCTCGTCGTCGAACTCGGGCAGCGGGAGTCGGCGCGACCGGGCAAGCCGGCCGTCCTCCTCGACATCGACCGTGCAGCGCACCAGATCATCGGAATCGACCTCAGCGACCACGACCGCTTCCGCGGAGCGGTGATGGACCTCGACGGGCGCATCCTCGCCCGGGCCGAGGTCATGCTCGCCGACGACGAGGGCGGCGAGTCCGCGACAGGCGAGGCCGCGGCCGCGAAGGTCGACGCGCTCGTCGACCGGCTGACCGCCTCCACCACCGCTCCCGTGCTCGGAATGGGTGTCGGCTCGCCCGGTGTCGTCGACCTGACCGGCACGATCCTGACGGCGCCCAACCTCGGCTGGGACGACCTCCCGCTGCAGCGACGTCTCGCCGACCGCACCGGGCTGGCGGTCGTCGTCGCGAACGACGCCAACGCCGCGGCGCTCGCCGAGCACACGTACGGCGGCGCTGCGGGCGACATGATGCTCATCCGCGTCGGTCACGGAATCGGCGCGGGCCTCCTGGTCGCCGGCGCCCTCGTCTATGGGAGTCACTTCGCCGCCGGCGAGATCGGGCAGGTCATGGTCGGAACCGACCTGGGCCTGGATGCGACCTACAACCGCGACCAGGTGCTGGAGCACTGGCTCAGCGTCCCGCAGCTGCAGCGCGGGATCCGGGAGGCCGACGCCGCCGGCGCCGACGCCACGCCCATCCTGCGCGAAGCGGGCCAGCGGCTCGGCATCGCGCTCGCGCCCGTCGTCGGCGCCCTCAACCTGTCGGAGATCGTGCTCAGCGGCCCGACCGAACTGCTCGACGGCGCCTTGGCCGAGGCGACCGTCCACACGCTCCGGAACCGGACCATGGCTCAGAACCATGCCGACCTGTCCCTCCGGATGACCACGCAGGGGCAGGACATCGTCCTCCGCGGCGCGGCCGTACTCGTCCTCTCCGGACAACTCGGGGTCTCTTGA
- a CDS encoding ABC transporter permease subunit — MTTATSTRPAAVAARPRPRPRRRIRVSRVLLGALAVVLALVWVFPVYWMVNSALLPNVILQNSTPTWLPFGGSFDNFSAVVEGGTFFPALGMSVAVALITVVCCLAFAFLAALAISRFKFRGRRSFVLAVLLIQMLPAEGLFIAQYKLMGTLGLLNTVVGVSILYIAAVVPFTIWMLRGFVAGIPADLEEAAMVDGLSRTQAFLRITFPLLAPGLVASGVYAFLQAWNEFTVALVILPQSSSATLPLWLRGFVQQSASRATDWGQVMAASTLVAVPVIIFFLIVQGRMTSGLVSGAVKG, encoded by the coding sequence GTGACCACCGCGACCTCGACCCGGCCCGCCGCCGTCGCCGCGCGGCCCCGGCCCCGCCCCCGCCGCCGCATCCGCGTCTCCCGTGTGCTGCTCGGCGCCCTCGCCGTCGTGCTCGCCCTGGTGTGGGTGTTCCCGGTGTACTGGATGGTGAACTCGGCGCTGCTGCCGAACGTCATCCTGCAGAACTCCACGCCGACGTGGCTGCCGTTCGGCGGCTCCTTCGACAACTTCTCGGCGGTCGTCGAGGGAGGGACGTTCTTCCCCGCGCTCGGGATGAGCGTCGCCGTCGCCCTCATCACCGTCGTGTGCTGCCTGGCGTTCGCCTTCCTGGCGGCGCTCGCGATCAGCCGCTTCAAGTTCCGCGGTCGGCGCTCTTTCGTGCTCGCGGTGCTGCTGATCCAGATGCTTCCGGCCGAGGGCCTGTTCATCGCCCAGTACAAGCTGATGGGCACGCTGGGCCTGCTGAACACGGTCGTCGGGGTCAGCATCCTCTACATCGCCGCCGTCGTGCCGTTCACGATCTGGATGCTGCGGGGCTTCGTCGCCGGCATCCCGGCCGACCTGGAGGAGGCCGCCATGGTCGACGGCCTCAGCCGCACGCAGGCCTTCCTGCGGATCACCTTCCCGCTGCTGGCCCCGGGGCTCGTCGCGTCCGGTGTGTACGCGTTCCTGCAGGCGTGGAACGAGTTCACGGTGGCGCTCGTCATCCTGCCGCAGTCGAGCAGCGCGACGCTTCCGCTGTGGCTGCGCGGGTTCGTCCAGCAGTCCGCATCCAGGGCGACCGACTGGGGACAGGTCATGGCCGCCTCCACGCTGGTCGCCGTCCCGGTCATCATCTTCTTCCTCATCGTGCAGGGCCGGATGACCAGCGGCCTCGTCAGCGGGGCGGTGAAGGGGTGA
- a CDS encoding carbohydrate ABC transporter permease has protein sequence MTATEDTRIAVAPPAPARDAPRRRRGKLTPYSLLLPAILILLLALGYPIVWQLITSMQHFGLAQQFGKPADFVWFENYITLFSDGYTWVVVGRSIAFCLVTAFVTVVIGVGMALLMNAVNKVVRIILQVALLLAWAMPVVAAMTVWNWLFDWRRGVVNYVLTSWGLDFQDHNWLQNPLSFFFVAMVIVTWMSVPFVAFSVYAGLTQVSTEVVEAAQMDGARGWQRLRYIILPIIRPVLGIVLLLQIIWDLRVFAQIKLLQDKGSIASETNLLGTYIYQLGVGSSDFAMASAVSVFVLVLTVALSWFYVRSLLKEDES, from the coding sequence GTGACCGCCACCGAAGACACCCGCATCGCCGTGGCCCCGCCGGCCCCGGCCCGGGACGCACCGCGCCGCCGCCGCGGAAAGCTGACGCCGTACTCGCTGCTGCTCCCGGCCATCCTCATCCTGCTGCTCGCGCTCGGCTACCCGATCGTGTGGCAGCTGATCACCTCGATGCAGCATTTCGGACTGGCGCAGCAGTTCGGCAAGCCAGCCGACTTCGTCTGGTTCGAGAACTACATCACCCTCTTCTCCGACGGCTACACCTGGGTCGTCGTCGGCCGTTCCATCGCCTTCTGCCTGGTCACGGCCTTCGTCACGGTCGTGATCGGCGTCGGCATGGCGCTCCTGATGAACGCGGTGAACAAGGTCGTCCGCATCATCCTGCAGGTCGCCCTGCTGCTCGCCTGGGCGATGCCGGTCGTCGCGGCCATGACGGTGTGGAACTGGCTGTTCGACTGGCGCCGCGGCGTCGTCAACTACGTGCTCACCTCGTGGGGGCTCGACTTCCAGGACCACAACTGGCTGCAGAACCCGCTGTCGTTCTTCTTCGTCGCGATGGTGATCGTGACGTGGATGAGCGTGCCCTTCGTCGCGTTCTCCGTCTACGCCGGGCTGACCCAGGTCTCCACGGAGGTCGTCGAGGCGGCCCAGATGGACGGCGCTCGCGGCTGGCAGCGGCTGCGCTACATCATCCTGCCGATCATCCGACCGGTTCTCGGCATCGTGCTGCTGCTCCAGATCATCTGGGATCTCCGCGTTTTCGCGCAGATCAAGCTGCTGCAGGACAAGGGCTCCATCGCCAGCGAGACCAACCTGCTCGGCACCTACATCTACCAGCTCGGCGTCGGCTCGAGCGACTTCGCGATGGCGAGCGCCGTCAGCGTCTTCGTGCTCGTGCTCACCGTCGCGCTCAGCTGGTTCTACGTGCGCTCCCTGCTCAAGGAGGACGAATCGTGA
- the purU gene encoding formyltetrahydrofolate deformylase — translation MTDSSTSNHWVLTFSCSDRPGIVHAVSGAIVSARGNITESQQFASTDTGRFFMRLQVESEAGRDEFERALAPVVEEFGMTHRVDNVGRPLRTLVLVSKAAHCLNDLLFRQRAGQLPVEIPLVLSNHDTLRDLAGFYGVPFESRTVSGPEAKAAFEQRILEAVEEHDIELVVLARYMQILSPELCERLAGRAINIHHSFLPGFKGANPYRQAHARGVKLIGATAHFVTSDLDEGPIIEQNVVRVDHSNTVQELVAIGQDEESRTLTQAVKWFAEDRVLLDGARTIIFR, via the coding sequence GTGACCGACTCCTCCACGTCCAACCACTGGGTGCTCACCTTCAGCTGCTCCGACCGTCCAGGGATCGTGCACGCCGTCAGCGGCGCGATCGTCTCCGCACGCGGCAACATCACCGAGAGCCAGCAGTTCGCGAGCACCGACACCGGCCGCTTCTTCATGCGGCTGCAGGTGGAGTCCGAGGCAGGACGCGACGAGTTCGAGCGCGCGCTCGCCCCGGTGGTCGAGGAGTTCGGGATGACGCACCGGGTCGACAACGTCGGCCGGCCGCTGCGGACGCTCGTGCTCGTGTCGAAGGCAGCGCACTGCCTCAACGACCTGCTGTTCCGGCAGCGCGCAGGTCAGCTGCCCGTCGAGATCCCGTTGGTGCTCTCCAACCACGACACCCTGCGCGACCTCGCCGGCTTCTACGGCGTCCCGTTCGAGTCGCGCACCGTGAGCGGCCCGGAGGCCAAGGCGGCGTTCGAGCAGCGCATCCTCGAGGCGGTCGAGGAGCACGACATCGAGCTCGTGGTGCTCGCCCGCTACATGCAGATCCTCTCGCCGGAGCTGTGCGAGCGGCTGGCCGGACGCGCCATCAACATCCACCACTCCTTCCTCCCCGGGTTCAAGGGCGCCAACCCCTACCGCCAGGCGCACGCGCGCGGCGTGAAGCTGATCGGAGCGACCGCGCACTTCGTCACGAGCGACCTCGACGAGGGCCCCATCATCGAGCAGAACGTCGTGCGGGTGGACCACAGCAACACCGTGCAGGAGCTGGTCGCCATCGGGCAGGACGAGGAGAGCAGGACGCTGACGCAGGCCGTGAAGTGGTTCGCGGAGGACCGCGTGCTGCTCGACGGCGCGCGCACCATCATCTTCCGGTGA
- a CDS encoding ROK family protein: MRLGIDIGGTKTDAVAVDELGALTQRVRLATGFGHDAVLETAVAAVARIGELTGLAPGGFQSIGIGVPGMVDTASGQVAHAVNLGLEQLELGGMLAGRLGVGVRVENDVKAAALGAYHLLGLTGTMAFLNLGTGMAAGIVVDGRLWRGSTGIAGEIGHLPVDPQGVLCACGQRGCLETVASGSGVARQWPTDDPLPVRALFLAAAEGDPAARAITARLAAGIASAVRVLVLTVDVGTVVIGGGLSHLGERLLGEVHEVLHDWERTSPFLASLDLPGRVRLVPEDTPVAALGAALVGEN; encoded by the coding sequence GTGAGACTCGGGATCGACATCGGCGGCACCAAGACCGACGCGGTCGCCGTCGATGAGCTCGGCGCGCTCACACAGAGGGTGCGGCTGGCGACCGGGTTCGGGCACGACGCCGTCCTCGAGACCGCCGTCGCGGCGGTGGCGCGCATCGGCGAGCTCACCGGGCTCGCACCGGGCGGCTTCCAGTCGATCGGGATCGGCGTGCCCGGCATGGTCGACACCGCCTCCGGGCAGGTCGCGCACGCGGTCAACCTCGGACTCGAGCAGCTGGAGCTCGGTGGGATGCTCGCCGGCCGGCTCGGCGTCGGCGTCCGCGTCGAGAACGACGTGAAGGCCGCCGCCCTCGGCGCCTACCACCTGCTCGGGCTGACCGGCACCATGGCGTTCCTCAATCTCGGGACGGGGATGGCCGCAGGCATCGTCGTCGACGGCCGGCTCTGGCGCGGGAGCACGGGCATCGCAGGCGAGATCGGCCATCTGCCCGTCGACCCGCAGGGCGTGCTCTGCGCCTGCGGTCAGCGCGGCTGCCTGGAGACGGTGGCGAGCGGCTCCGGCGTCGCCCGCCAGTGGCCGACCGACGACCCGCTTCCCGTGCGCGCGCTGTTCCTCGCCGCGGCGGAAGGCGACCCCGCCGCGCGGGCGATCACGGCTAGGCTGGCTGCGGGCATCGCCTCCGCGGTGCGCGTCCTCGTGCTCACCGTCGATGTCGGCACCGTCGTCATCGGCGGCGGTCTGAGCCACCTGGGGGAGCGCCTGCTGGGCGAGGTCCACGAGGTGCTGCACGACTGGGAGCGCACGTCGCCGTTCCTGGCGTCGCTCGACCTGCCCGGGAGGGTGCGCCTCGTCCCCGAAGACACCCCCGTCGCCGCGCTGGGCGCGGCACTCGTAGGAGAGAACTGA
- a CDS encoding YrdB family protein: MTSAPDQHARLTVGPNDILRFVLELFAIVSLGIWGFLAWPLPWNILVGIGAPVVAILLWALFRSPRAVLHVDPFVKAIVEIVVMGSAAFAWWDLGQPLVAIVFAVIATISGVINGRREFS; encoded by the coding sequence GTGACCTCCGCACCCGACCAGCACGCCCGGCTCACGGTGGGGCCGAACGACATCCTGCGCTTCGTCCTCGAACTGTTCGCCATCGTCTCGCTCGGCATCTGGGGCTTCCTCGCCTGGCCGCTCCCGTGGAACATCCTCGTCGGCATCGGCGCTCCGGTCGTCGCGATCCTGCTGTGGGCGCTGTTCCGGTCGCCGCGGGCCGTGCTGCACGTCGACCCCTTCGTGAAGGCGATCGTCGAGATCGTCGTGATGGGTTCGGCGGCGTTCGCCTGGTGGGACCTCGGTCAGCCCCTCGTCGCCATCGTCTTCGCCGTCATCGCGACCATCAGCGGCGTGATCAACGGACGGCGCGAGTTCTCGTGA
- the nagA gene encoding N-acetylglucosamine-6-phosphate deacetylase: MSGLVIHSARKVDAEGLVDDFWLVAEGAHITATGTGAGWREAVRSGTDDDAAGLGPSSTDVQVIDAHGHWLTPGFIDLHCHGGGGHPYDDGIDQMRAALATHRAHGTTRSLVSHVANPLASLRESLAVVAELTASDPLVLGSHLEGPFLAAERRGAHDARFLRDPEPEAVEELIAAARGTLRTATIAPELPNALEAIGVLIEADVVVGVGHTAAGYAQTARAFEVGARLLSHAFNAMPGIHHRAPGPVMAAIDHPEVTLELILDGLHVAPTVGALLFREAPGRVALVTDAMAAAGATDGDYRLGGLNVTVHDGLAVLSGTDTIAGSTLTQDVALRNAVTLAGLDPVVAVAALTRTPARVLGEGHRLGRLHAGYVADAVLLDHEWNVTAVVADGAPLPR; the protein is encoded by the coding sequence GTGAGCGGCCTCGTCATCCACAGCGCCCGCAAGGTGGATGCGGAGGGGCTGGTCGACGACTTCTGGCTTGTCGCCGAAGGCGCGCACATCACCGCGACCGGCACCGGCGCGGGGTGGCGCGAGGCGGTGCGGAGCGGCACGGACGACGACGCGGCGGGCCTCGGCCCGTCCAGCACCGACGTGCAGGTCATCGACGCCCACGGCCACTGGCTGACGCCCGGCTTCATCGACCTGCACTGCCACGGCGGCGGCGGGCACCCCTACGACGACGGCATCGACCAGATGCGCGCTGCCCTCGCGACGCACCGCGCGCACGGCACCACCCGGTCGCTGGTCTCGCACGTCGCGAACCCGCTGGCGTCGCTGCGCGAGAGCCTCGCGGTCGTCGCCGAGCTGACCGCGAGCGACCCGCTGGTGCTCGGATCGCACCTGGAGGGTCCCTTCCTCGCCGCCGAGCGGCGCGGCGCCCACGACGCACGATTCCTCCGCGACCCCGAGCCGGAGGCCGTGGAGGAACTCATCGCCGCGGCCCGCGGGACGCTCCGGACGGCGACGATCGCACCGGAGCTGCCCAACGCGCTGGAGGCGATCGGCGTCCTGATCGAAGCGGACGTCGTGGTCGGCGTCGGGCACACCGCCGCCGGGTACGCCCAGACGGCCCGCGCCTTCGAAGTGGGCGCGCGGCTGCTGTCGCACGCGTTCAATGCGATGCCGGGCATCCACCACCGCGCGCCCGGGCCCGTGATGGCCGCGATCGACCACCCCGAGGTGACGCTCGAGCTCATCCTCGACGGGCTGCACGTCGCCCCGACGGTCGGGGCACTGCTGTTCCGGGAGGCGCCGGGCCGTGTCGCGCTCGTGACCGATGCGATGGCCGCGGCCGGCGCCACGGACGGCGACTACCGTCTCGGCGGCCTCAACGTCACCGTCCACGACGGGCTCGCCGTGCTCTCGGGCACCGACACGATCGCCGGATCCACCCTGACCCAGGATGTCGCCCTCCGGAACGCGGTCACGCTCGCCGGGCTCGATCCGGTCGTCGCGGTCGCCGCCCTCACGCGCACGCCCGCTCGGGTGCTCGGCGAGGGCCACCGCCTCGGGCGGCTGCACGCCGGCTACGTCGCCGACGCGGTCCTCCTGGACCACGAGTGGAACGTCACCGCCGTCGTCGCCGACGGCGCCCCGCTCCCCCGCTGA
- a CDS encoding glycoside hydrolase family 3 protein, producing the protein MSGASVAHTAAVDPDLRRSIAAVDPDLRRSIAATLLPGFVGTTLPAWLEERLRGGLGGVCLFGQNIATAEQLRALTDAIYAANPDAVVAIDEEGGDVTRLYYGSGSPYPGNAILGRLGDPGYTERVARRVGEELRRAGVNLDFAPDIDINSNPDNPVIGVRSFGSSPEVVAEHGAAWTRGLQSAGVAVAAKHFPGHGDTGTDSHLELPVVDLSPQQLRERELVPFRAVIDAGARAVMTSHILLPQLDAVLPATLSPAIIGGMLRGELGFDGVVVSDALDMRGASGDRGIPEAAVLALAAGCDLLCIGTENTDDELAAIERAIADALATGRLAASRIADASARVRALARSLPPTVESANFARDTADERTKFADSTVGDADAADGVRAADVVAAERAFDVSEHARAWLRENGGGRYSVVRIDTEANIAVGTAPWGPFSEGEADPGSPWAAAFTANPAVVFTESDHPDLVLAAQSPVLVIGKDNHRHAFARAAIDRLRAERERVLVVDMGWPSDDRAYADIATFGASRLVGRALLELLGRRT; encoded by the coding sequence GTGAGCGGCGCCTCCGTCGCCCACACCGCCGCCGTCGATCCGGATCTCCGCCGCAGCATCGCCGCCGTCGATCCGGATCTCCGCCGCAGCATCGCCGCCACGCTGCTGCCCGGGTTCGTCGGGACGACGCTGCCCGCCTGGCTCGAGGAACGCCTGCGCGGCGGCCTCGGCGGGGTGTGCCTGTTCGGGCAGAACATCGCGACGGCGGAGCAGTTGCGCGCTCTGACGGACGCGATCTACGCCGCGAATCCGGACGCCGTCGTCGCGATCGACGAAGAGGGAGGCGACGTCACGCGGCTCTACTACGGGAGCGGTTCGCCGTACCCGGGGAACGCGATCCTCGGCCGCCTGGGCGACCCCGGCTACACGGAGCGCGTGGCGCGCCGGGTCGGGGAGGAGCTGCGCCGGGCCGGCGTGAACCTCGACTTCGCCCCGGACATCGACATCAACTCCAACCCGGACAACCCGGTGATCGGCGTGCGGAGCTTCGGCTCGTCGCCCGAGGTCGTCGCGGAGCACGGCGCGGCCTGGACCCGCGGGCTGCAGTCCGCGGGCGTCGCGGTCGCCGCCAAGCACTTCCCTGGGCACGGCGACACAGGGACCGACTCGCACCTCGAACTGCCGGTCGTCGACCTGTCGCCGCAGCAGCTGCGCGAGCGGGAGCTCGTGCCCTTCCGGGCCGTGATCGACGCAGGAGCACGAGCGGTGATGACCTCGCACATCCTGCTCCCGCAGCTGGACGCGGTGCTCCCGGCGACGCTGAGCCCCGCGATCATCGGAGGGATGCTGCGCGGCGAGCTCGGCTTCGACGGCGTCGTCGTCAGCGACGCGCTGGACATGCGGGGCGCGAGCGGCGACCGGGGCATCCCGGAGGCGGCCGTGCTCGCGCTCGCCGCGGGCTGCGATCTGCTCTGCATCGGCACCGAGAACACCGACGACGAGCTCGCCGCGATCGAGCGGGCCATCGCCGACGCGCTCGCGACGGGACGTCTCGCCGCATCCCGCATCGCCGACGCCTCCGCCCGCGTCCGTGCCCTCGCGCGCTCCCTCCCGCCCACCGTCGAGTCCGCGAATTTTGCACGCGACACGGCGGATGAGCGTACAAAATTCGCGGACTCGACGGTGGGGGATGCGGACGCGGCGGACGGGGTGCGGGCGGCGGACGTGGTGGCGGCCGAGCGGGCGTTCGATGTGAGCGAGCACGCGCGGGCGTGGCTGCGGGAGAACGGCGGAGGGCGGTACTCGGTCGTCCGCATCGACACCGAAGCCAACATCGCGGTCGGGACGGCCCCCTGGGGACCGTTCTCCGAGGGGGAGGCGGACCCCGGCAGCCCGTGGGCGGCCGCGTTCACCGCGAACCCGGCCGTCGTGTTCACCGAGAGCGACCATCCCGATCTCGTGCTCGCGGCGCAGTCGCCGGTGCTCGTCATCGGCAAGGACAACCACCGGCACGCCTTCGCCCGCGCCGCCATCGACCGGCTGCGCGCCGAACGCGAGCGCGTGCTCGTCGTCGACATGGGCTGGCCGAGCGACGACCGCGCCTACGCCGACATCGCGACCTTCGGCGCATCCCGGCTGGTCGGACGCGCGCTGCTCGAGCTGCTCGGGCGCCGGACGTGA